In one Streptomyces sp. NBC_01241 genomic region, the following are encoded:
- a CDS encoding CarD family transcriptional regulator, whose translation MTFKVGDTVVYPHHGAALIEAIETRQIKGVDKTYLVLKVAQGDLTVRVPADNAEFVGVRDVVGQEGLDRVFEVLRAPYAEEPTNWSRRYKANLEKLASGDVIKVAEVVRDLWRRERERGLSAGEKRMLAKARQILVSELALAENTNEDKAEALLDEVLAS comes from the coding sequence ATGACGTTCAAGGTTGGCGACACCGTGGTCTATCCCCATCACGGGGCCGCGCTGATCGAGGCTATCGAAACTCGCCAGATCAAAGGCGTGGACAAGACCTACTTGGTGCTCAAGGTCGCCCAGGGCGACTTGACGGTTCGTGTGCCGGCGGACAATGCGGAGTTCGTGGGCGTACGCGATGTGGTCGGGCAGGAGGGGCTGGACCGGGTCTTCGAAGTGCTGCGCGCACCGTATGCCGAAGAGCCGACGAACTGGTCCCGGCGCTACAAGGCAAATCTGGAGAAGCTCGCCTCCGGCGATGTCATCAAGGTCGCCGAAGTGGTTCGCGACCTGTGGCGTCGTGAGCGCGAGCGCGGACTCTCCGCAGGTGAGAAGCGGATGCTCGCCAAGGCTCGCCAGATTCTGGTGAGCGAGCTCGCTCTCGCGGAGAACACGAACGAGGACAAGGCCGAGGCTCTGCTCGACGAGGTACTCGCGTCCTGA